One window from the genome of Bufo bufo chromosome 4, aBufBuf1.1, whole genome shotgun sequence encodes:
- the B3GNT2 gene encoding N-acetyllactosaminide beta-1,3-N-acetylglucosaminyltransferase 2 — protein MSVGRRRFKLVGILMMVNFFIYVIVEVSKSDSQDKNGKGQVLLPTGQFWRKRAASGAYWNREQQKLDRLYNPILNLLNNATVEEMVASNASLLNSCEMDLNIRSEIKDFDSLPDRFKDFLYYIRCKNYSLVLDQPHKCKDKPFLLLAIKSLTPQFDRRQAIRESWGKELKVNNMTVVRVFLLGDTPQEDHHPDLSGLIKYESDRYKDILLWNYRDTFFNLTLKEVLFLKWVSHSCPDVQFIFKGDDDVFVNTHQILDYLKTISTEKAKDLFVGDVIKDAGPHRDKKVKYYIPESLYAGSYPVYAGGGGFLYSGHLALRLYNATSRVLLYPIDDVYTGMCLEKLGLAPEKHKGFKTFDIEEKQKNNICSYSNLILVHPRKPQEVIKIWSKLQDSSLNC, from the coding sequence ATGAGTGTTGGAAGGAGAAGATTCAAGCTGGTGGGGATCTTAATGATGGTAAACTTCTTCATCTATGTCATCGTTGAAGTATCGAAGAGCGACAGCCAAGACAAAAATGGGAAAGGCCAGGTTCTATTACCTACCGGTCAGTTCTGGAGGAAGCGGGCAGCAAGCGGAGCTTATTGGAATAGAGAGCAACAAAAACTCGACCGCTTGTACAATCCCATCCTAAACCTGCTCAATAACGCTACCGTGGAAGAGATGGTGGCTTCCAACGCAAGTCTTTTAAATTCATGCGAAATGGATCTAAATATACGGTCCGAAATCAAGGATTTTGACAGCCTGCCAGACAGATTTAAAGACTTCCTTTATTATATAAGATGCAAGAACTATTCTCTGGTGTTGGATCAGCCACATAAATGTAAAGATAAGCCTTTCTTGCTGCTGGCCATCAAGTCCCTTACACCACAGTTTGATAGACGACAAGCCATACGGGAGTCCTGGGGCAAGGAACTGAAAGTGAACAACATGACTGTGGTCAGAGTGTTTCTCCTTGGAGATACTCCACAGGAGGATCATCATCCCGATCTTTCTGGCTTGATAAAATATGAAAGTGACCGGTATAAAGACATCCTTCTCTGGAATTACCGAGACACTTTCTTCAATTTAACTCTTAAAGAAGTTCTCTTTCTGAAGTGGGTAAGCCATTCCTGTCCCGACGTCCAGTTTATCTTTAAAGGAGACGATGATGTTTTTGTAAATACCCATCAGATCCTGGATTACTTGAAGACCATCTCCACAGAAAAGGCCAAAGATTTATTTGTAGGGGATGTGATTAAGGATGCCGGACCTCACAGAGACAAAAAGGTGAAGTACTATATTCCCGAGAGTCTGTACGCAGGTTCCTACCCTGTGTATGCTGGGGGCGGGGGCTTCCTTTATTCAGGCCATCTTGCTTTAAGACTCTACAATGCAACATCTAGGGTTCTCCTTTATCCGATTGACGACGTATATACTGGAATGTGCCTTGAGAAGCTAGGGCTCGCTCCAGAGAAACACAAGGGGTTCAAGACTTTTGATATAGAggagaaacaaaaaaataacatttgttcGTATTCCAATTTAATTTTAGTCCATCCtagaaaaccccaagaagtgattaAGATTTGGTCCAAGCTGCAAGACTCTAGTTTGAATTGTTAA